A DNA window from Hordeum vulgare subsp. vulgare chromosome 1H, MorexV3_pseudomolecules_assembly, whole genome shotgun sequence contains the following coding sequences:
- the LOC123429543 gene encoding GDSL esterase/lipase EXL3-like, which produces MAMASECTPGAGGATRRLILVVTALVALMLVRPSCCTAASQPSSSQTRPPALILFGDSIVDPGNNNGLTTAVRCDFAPYGQDFPAHNATGRFSNGKIVGDILATRMGLKQYVPAYLGTELSDSDLLTGVSFASGGCGFDPLTAKIVSVLSMDDQLELFKEYKGKISRIAGAQRAANIVSTSLYMVVTGTDDLANTYFTTPFRRDYDLESYIDFIVQCASAFIQKLYGLGARRVSVAGAPPIGCVPSQRTNAGGEGRACVSLYNQAAVLYNAALEKEMRRLNGTALLPGAVLKYIDLYAPLLDMIQRPAAYGFEVSDRGCCGTGLFEVTLTCNSYTAHACRDPAKFLFWDTYHLTETGYNLLMAQIISRYGLW; this is translated from the exons ATGGCCATGGCCAGCGAATGCACGCCCGGAGCCGGAGGAGCCACGCGCCGCCTCATTCTCGTTGTCACAGCACTCGTGGCATTGATGCTTGTGCGCCCCTCCTGCTGCACTGCCGCCTCCCAGCCGAGCTCGAGCCAGACGCGGCCGCCGGCGCTGATCCTGTTCGGTGACTCCATCGTGGACCCGGGCAACAACAACGGCCTCACCACGGCGGTGCGGTGCGACTTCGCGCCCTACGGCCAGGACTTCCCCGCCCACAACGCCACCGGCAGGTTCAGCAACGGCAAGATCGTCGGCGACATCCTCG CCACCCGGATGGGGCTGAAGCAGTACGTGCCGGCGTACCTCGGCACGGAGCTCAGCGACTCGGACCTCCTCACCGGCGTCAGCTTCGCCTCCGGTGGCTGCGGCTTCGACCCCCTCACGGCCAAGATCGTG TCGGTTCTGAGCATGGACGACCAGCTGGAGCTGTTCAAGGAGTACAAGGGTAAGATCAGCCGCATCGCCGGCGCGCAGCGAGCCGCCAACATCGTGTCGACGAGCCTCTACATGGTGGTGACCGGCACCGACGACCTGGCCAACACCTACTTCACGACGCCGTTCCGGCGAGACTACGACCTCGAGTCCTACATCGACTTCATCGTGCAGTGCGCGTCGGCCTTCATCCAGAAGCTCTACGGCCTGGGCGCGCGGCGGGTGAGCGTCGCCGGCGCCCCGCCCATCGGGTGCGTGCCGTCGCAGCGGACCAACGccggcggcgaggggagggcgtGCGTGTCCCTGTACAACCAGGCGGCCGTGCTGTACAACGCGGCGCTGGAGAAGGAGATGAGGCGGCTCAACGGCACGGCGCTGCTCCCGGGGGCGGTGCTCAAGTACATCGACCTCTACGCGCCGCTGCTGGACATGATCCAGCGCCCGGCCGCCTACGGCTTCGAGGTGTCGGACCGCGGCTGCTGCGGCACTGGCCTGTTCGAGGTGACGCTCACCTGCAACAGCTACACGGCGCACGCCTGCAGGGACCCGGCCAAGTTCCTCTTCTGGGACACCTACCACCTCACCGAGACGGGCTACAACCTCCTCATGGCGCAGATCATCAGTCGCTACGGCCTATGGTAG